The following are from one region of the Edwardsiella tarda ATCC 15947 = NBRC 105688 genome:
- a CDS encoding helicase RepA family protein, translating into MERDLIASHRPQDLRSAFVEPPKPLDFVLPGLPVGCVGALVSPGGVGKSMLALQLAIQIAGGPDWIKLGKLGRGAVLYLPAEDPWPVLHQRLFVLGRGLDAELRANVERDLRLISLQGASPNVLDSHWWEAIAIWAEGVRLIVIDTLRRFHDADENTACAMTQVLGQLERLAMGLGCAVLFVHHTSKSAVFQEAGDQQQASRGSSVLVDNIRWQAYLATMTKKEAQKLGVSVEKSQLYVRFGVSKSNYGPPLPERWLERKEGGVLYPAGLDEIRWAGGKRALL; encoded by the coding sequence ATGGAACGAGATCTCATAGCATCTCACAGGCCTCAGGACCTCCGATCGGCTTTTGTTGAACCTCCGAAACCCCTCGATTTTGTCCTCCCGGGGCTGCCGGTGGGCTGCGTTGGTGCTTTGGTGTCACCGGGAGGAGTGGGCAAGTCGATGTTGGCATTGCAACTGGCAATACAGATCGCCGGTGGGCCGGATTGGATTAAACTTGGCAAGCTGGGCAGGGGAGCTGTGCTCTACCTGCCTGCTGAGGACCCTTGGCCTGTACTGCACCAGCGCTTGTTTGTCTTGGGCAGAGGTCTTGATGCTGAACTTCGTGCCAACGTTGAACGAGACCTTCGTTTGATATCGCTTCAGGGGGCCAGTCCGAATGTGCTGGATAGCCACTGGTGGGAAGCGATTGCTATTTGGGCTGAAGGGGTGAGGTTGATTGTCATCGATACTTTGAGGCGCTTCCACGATGCCGACGAGAATACGGCCTGTGCCATGACGCAGGTACTAGGTCAGTTGGAACGGCTGGCCATGGGGCTGGGATGCGCTGTGCTGTTTGTACACCACACCAGTAAATCTGCGGTATTCCAAGAAGCTGGCGATCAGCAGCAGGCAAGCCGTGGTTCGTCGGTACTGGTGGACAACATTCGCTGGCAGGCCTATCTCGCCACTATGACCAAGAAAGAGGCGCAGAAGCTGGGCGTATCGGTAGAGAAGAGCCAGCTTTACGTGCGGTTTGGGGTAAGCAAAAGCAATTATGGGCCGCCACTACCGGAGCGATGGCTGGAGCGGAAGGAAGGTGGCGTGCTGTACCCCGCTGGTTTGGACGAAATACGCTGGGCTGGGGGCAAACGTGCCTTGCTTTGA
- a CDS encoding site-specific integrase produces the protein MKISIEYREPDAEGKRALRLTYYAGSYLEPTTGIRKHKRSREPLDLFLYDKPRTPAQRLHNKETQRAAEAIRAKRLFEYETGKHHLDFSNAYKASFFEYFQEVTDQKAAGSKSNHSIWISALKHLRQYHKLPELTFEEVDQLFLEGFRHYLMHKARTKSGTPLSRNTQSAYFNKLRAALNQAEQERLLPDNPVRRVKAIQGEKNKRVYLTEDEVRALAQAECRYDVLKRAFLFSCCTGLRWSDIHKLTWAELEPFYGHYRIVFTQKKTSGLQYLDLNDMAMQLMGRPGKATERIFKGLKYSAWQNMELTRWALQAGITKKVTFHSARHTFAVIQLNRGVDIYALSRLLGHSELRTTEIYADILESRRRDAMLDFPNVLG, from the coding sequence ATGAAGATCAGCATCGAATACCGCGAACCTGACGCCGAAGGCAAGCGCGCTCTGCGCTTAACCTATTACGCCGGCTCCTACCTTGAACCAACTACGGGCATCCGCAAGCACAAACGCAGCAGAGAGCCCCTGGATCTCTTCCTATACGACAAGCCGCGTACCCCAGCACAGCGGCTCCACAACAAAGAAACCCAGCGAGCAGCCGAAGCCATCCGCGCCAAGCGACTCTTCGAGTACGAGACTGGTAAACACCATCTGGATTTCTCGAACGCCTACAAGGCCAGCTTCTTCGAGTACTTCCAAGAGGTTACAGACCAAAAAGCGGCAGGCAGCAAGAGCAACCATTCCATCTGGATATCAGCCCTCAAGCATTTACGCCAGTACCATAAGCTGCCGGAGCTGACTTTCGAGGAAGTAGATCAGCTGTTCCTGGAGGGTTTTCGGCATTACCTGATGCACAAGGCCCGCACCAAAAGCGGCACACCACTGAGCCGCAACACCCAGAGTGCCTATTTCAACAAGTTAAGGGCGGCCCTGAACCAGGCTGAGCAGGAACGGCTGCTACCGGATAATCCGGTACGACGTGTCAAAGCTATCCAGGGGGAGAAGAACAAACGGGTTTATCTGACCGAAGACGAGGTACGAGCCCTGGCCCAGGCCGAGTGCCGGTACGACGTTCTTAAGCGCGCCTTTCTGTTCTCTTGTTGCACTGGCTTACGCTGGTCCGACATTCACAAGCTGACCTGGGCCGAGCTGGAGCCCTTCTATGGCCATTACCGTATCGTCTTCACCCAGAAAAAGACCAGCGGCCTGCAATACCTGGATTTGAATGACATGGCGATGCAGCTGATGGGGCGCCCAGGCAAGGCAACAGAGCGGATCTTCAAGGGCCTCAAGTACTCGGCTTGGCAAAACATGGAGCTCACCCGGTGGGCGTTGCAGGCGGGTATAACCAAGAAGGTAACCTTCCACAGCGCGCGTCATACCTTCGCCGTCATCCAGCTTAACCGCGGCGTCGATATCTATGCCCTCTCCCGCTTGCTGGGGCACAGCGAGCTGAGAACTACCGAGATCTACGCCGACATTCTTGAATCGCGGCGCCGAGATGCCATGCTCGATTTCCCCAATGTCTTGGGGTGA
- the mnmE gene encoding tRNA uridine-5-carboxymethylaminomethyl(34) synthesis GTPase MnmE, producing MTPSDTIVAQATAPGRGGVGILRVSGPQAQAVAQALLGKLPKPRYADYLPFRDQDGTLLDQGIALYFPGPNSFTGEDVLELQGHGGPVILDLLLKRILQLPGLRIARPGEFSERAFLNDKMDLAQAEAIADLIDASSEQAARSAVNSLQGVFSARVNQLVESLTHLRIYVEAAIDFPDEEIDFLSDGKIEAQLNAVMHELADVRAEARQGSLLREGMKVVIAGRPNAGKSSLLNALAGREAAIVTDIAGTTRDVLREHIHIDGMPLHIIDTAGLREASDEVERIGIERAWQEIEQADRVLFMVDGTTTDATDPATIWPDFIARLPASLPITVVRNKADMTGEPLGISSSHGHTLVRLSARTGAGIDVLRDHLKQSMGFETHLEGGFLARRRHLQALEQAAIHLQQGKDQLLGAMAGELLAEELRLAQQSLSEITGEFTSDDLLGRIFTSFCIGK from the coding sequence ATCACTCCATCCGACACCATCGTCGCCCAGGCTACCGCTCCGGGACGCGGCGGCGTAGGGATCCTGCGCGTCTCCGGCCCACAGGCTCAGGCCGTTGCCCAAGCACTCCTGGGTAAACTGCCTAAGCCGCGCTACGCCGACTACTTACCGTTTCGCGACCAGGACGGGACGTTGCTGGATCAGGGGATCGCCCTCTATTTTCCCGGACCGAACTCCTTCACCGGTGAAGATGTACTGGAGCTACAAGGCCACGGCGGCCCGGTGATCCTCGATCTGCTGTTGAAGCGTATCTTACAGCTGCCTGGGTTGCGTATCGCCCGCCCCGGCGAGTTCTCCGAACGCGCTTTCCTGAATGATAAGATGGATCTGGCGCAGGCTGAGGCGATCGCCGATCTGATCGATGCCAGCTCTGAGCAAGCGGCGCGCTCGGCGGTCAACTCGTTACAAGGGGTCTTTTCGGCACGCGTGAATCAACTGGTCGAGTCGCTGACTCACCTGCGGATCTACGTCGAGGCCGCCATCGACTTTCCCGATGAGGAGATTGACTTCCTCTCCGACGGTAAGATCGAGGCGCAGCTCAATGCGGTGATGCATGAACTGGCCGATGTTCGCGCCGAGGCGCGTCAGGGAAGTCTGCTACGCGAAGGCATGAAGGTGGTGATCGCCGGGCGGCCCAACGCCGGGAAATCCAGCCTACTCAACGCCCTGGCGGGGCGAGAGGCCGCCATCGTTACCGATATTGCCGGTACCACCCGCGATGTCCTGCGTGAACACATCCACATTGACGGTATGCCGTTGCATATCATCGATACCGCCGGCTTACGGGAGGCCAGCGACGAGGTGGAGCGCATCGGTATCGAACGTGCCTGGCAAGAGATCGAGCAGGCCGATCGGGTGCTGTTTATGGTCGACGGTACCACCACCGACGCCACCGATCCCGCCACTATCTGGCCCGATTTCATCGCGCGTCTGCCGGCTAGCCTGCCGATCACCGTGGTGCGCAATAAGGCCGATATGACCGGCGAACCGCTAGGGATCAGTTCGAGTCACGGCCACACGCTGGTGCGTCTGTCGGCCCGTACCGGGGCGGGTATCGATGTGCTACGCGATCACTTGAAGCAAAGCATGGGCTTTGAGACGCATCTTGAGGGGGGATTTCTGGCCCGTCGCCGCCACCTACAGGCGCTGGAGCAGGCCGCTATCCATCTCCAACAGGGTAAAGATCAGTTACTCGGTGCCATGGCCGGCGAGCTGCTCGCGGAAGAGTTACGCCTGGCCCAACAATCCCTCAGCGAGATCACCGGCGAGTTTACCTCCGACGATCTGTTGGGGCGCATCTTCACCAGCTTCTGCATTGGAAAATAA
- a CDS encoding helix-turn-helix domain-containing protein yields the protein MREQNPSVYSDPNGSILKELYELKQLVIQQRQAQKEVLSAEECAELLGVSVSYVYRLTSEKRLPHYKPQGKKIYFKRVELLDWLLSHRISPDAELTEHVTKRVRQASYGRL from the coding sequence AAAATCCATCAGTTTACAGCGATCCTAACGGGTCAATTCTGAAAGAGCTTTATGAGCTTAAGCAGCTGGTAATCCAGCAACGACAGGCGCAAAAAGAGGTGCTTTCTGCCGAGGAGTGCGCCGAGTTACTGGGGGTTTCTGTCAGCTATGTGTACCGGCTGACCAGTGAAAAGCGTCTGCCGCATTACAAGCCACAAGGCAAAAAGATCTACTTCAAACGCGTTGAGCTGCTGGACTGGCTGCTCTCCCACCGCATTTCACCGGACGCCGAACTCACTGAGCATGTGACCAAGCGTGTACGGCAAGCTAGTTATGGGCGGTTGTGA